In Haematobia irritans isolate KBUSLIRL chromosome 1, ASM5000362v1, whole genome shotgun sequence, a genomic segment contains:
- the LOC142221740 gene encoding coatomer subunit gamma-like — translation MKQISSFVAEISDEFKVVVVQAICSLCTKYPRKHTVLMNFLSGMLREEGGLEYKTSIVDTIITIIEENAEAKESGLSHLCEFIEDCEHVSLAVRILHLLGKEGPFANQPSKYIRFIYNRVILESPIVRAAAVTALAQFGASCPTLLGNIMVLLGRCQMDPDDEVRDRATYYLHLLQTEKSDLYKHYIIERETCSLALLEKALVEHLNGDCNSGFDLSIVPKAAIVKEDIKDEAMLVSNAPRAPKITREEESAARLAQLPGIHALGPIHRTAPAIQLTESETEYTVSCIKHIFPNHVVFQFDCLNTLSDQFLENVRVELTIPDGFITRAVIPCPKLPYNELQTTFVIVEFPQDVGSSTATFGATLRFVVKDCDPNTGEPDSEDGYDDEYMLEDMEITVADQIQKTKKSNFQAVWDAADTEEWVEAEDTYSLSAVNTLQEAVNTIIKFLGLGPANLSEKVPEGVATHTLLCSGTFRGGAEILVRAKLALSEGVTMQLTVRTTYPEVAELVTAAIG, via the exons ATGAAGCAAATTTCCTCATTTGTTGCTGAAATTTCTGATGAATTCAAAGTGGTCGTGGTACAAGCTATTTGTTCATTGTGCACAAAATATCCACGTAAGCATACAGTCCTTATGAATTTCCTTAGTGGCATGTTGCGTGAAGAAGGTGGTTTGGAGTATAAAACTTCTATTGTGGACACAATTATAACCATTATCGAAGAAAATGCAGAAGCAAAAGAATCCGGACTGTCACATTTGTGCGAATTCATTGAAGATTGTGAACATGTGTCACTTGCCGTCCGAATCTTACATCTATTGGGCAAAGAGGGACCATTTGCCAATCAACCATCGAAATACATACGGTTCATCTACAATCGAGTTATTTTAGAAAGTCCCATTGTAAGAGCAGCAGCTGTTACAGCGCTTGCTCAGTTTGGAGCTTCGTGTCCTACTTTGTTGGGTAATATTATGGTGCTCTTAGGACGTTGCCAAATGGATCCAGACGATGAAGTCCGAGATCGCGCTACGTACTATTTACATCTTTTGCAAACTGAAAAGTCCGACCTTTATAAACACTATATCATTGAACGTGAAACTTGCTCGTTAGCATTGTTGGAAAAGGCTTTGGTTGAACATTTAAATGGTGATTGTAATTCAGGATTTGACCTATCCATAGTACCCAAAGCTGCCATTGTTAAAGAGGACATTAAGGATGAAGCTATGTTGGTCTCCAATG CACCTCGTGCCCCCAAAATTACTAGAGAAGAAGAAAGTGCTGCACGTCTCGCTCAATTACCAGGCATTCATGCACTTGGACCCATTCATCGCACAGCACCAGCGATACAACTTACGGAAAGTGAAACAGAATATACGGTATCATGTATTAAGCACATATTCCCCAATCATGTGGTATTCCAG TTTGATTGTCTCAATACATTGTCGGAtcagtttttggaaaatgtacgcGTAGAACTTACAATACCCGATGGTTTTATAACACGTGCGGTTATTCCATGTCCAAAATTACCCTACAATGAATTACAGACAACATTTGTTATAGTCGAATTTCCACAAGATGTTGGAAGTTCAACAG caacatttggAGCTACTTTGAGATTTGTTGTTAAAGATTGTGATCCAAATACTGGAGAACCTGACTCCGAGGATGGCTATGATGATGAATATATGTTGGAAGATATGGAGATAACTGTAGCCGACCAAATTCAGAAAACCAAGAAAAGCAATTTCCAAGCAGTGTGGGATGCTGCAGATACCGAAG AATGGGTTGAAGCCGAAGATACATATTCCTTATCAGCAGTTAATACTCTTCAAGAGGCAGTTAAtacgataataaaatttttaggcttGGGTCCAGCCAATCTCTCGGAGAAAGTACCCGAAGGTGTGGCCACACATACTTTATTATGTTCAg GTACATTCAGAGGCGGGGCAGAGATACTGGTACGTGCCAAGTTGGCTCTATCGGAAGGGGTTACCATGCAGTTAACGGTACGCACCACCTACCCAGAAGTAGCTGAATTAGTAACAGCCGCTATAGGATAA